The DNA region CCGACGACGGGTTTGCCGAGCTTCCGGCCGTAGGCGACGAACGGACCGAGCGGGGCATCGAAGAGATTATCTCCGGCGATCACTAGAAGGTCTTCGGAAATCCTCTCGGTCTCGACCACGAAGGCGAGATCCCCGATGGCGCCCAGACGGTCCGCTTCCGAGACGGACCCGTCGTCCACGATCTTGAGAGCGAGCCCGGGGCGGCTCGCCCGGTACTGCTCCGCCCACGCTCGGAAGGTTTCGGCGAAACGGTGGTTGGTGACGATCAGGCACTCGGGAGGCCCCTCCAGCGCCCGGACCCGATCGAGAATGTGTTCGAGGATCGGCCGCCCCGCGATGCGCAGCAACGGTTTGGGCTGGTGCAAGGTTAGCGGGTAAAGACGCGTCGCATACCCTGCCGCCAGAATCAGCACGCGCATCGTAGCCCCCACAGTCTAGTGGACGAGCAGCTCGGGATAAAAGCGCTCGGCCAGCCGGTTCAATTCCTTCAAGACCTCTGGGGTTTCCTTCCTCAGGAGCGCTACGGCCACCCCCTCGCGCGCCTCCGCGGCGCAGAGGGAGCGAACGGCGGTCTTTATCCGAGGAATGAGAACCGAGCCCATACTTAGCTCTTCCACGCCAAGCGCAACAAAAAA from Methylacidimicrobium sp. AP8 includes:
- a CDS encoding nucleotidyltransferase family protein, with protein sequence MRVLILAAGYATRLYPLTLHQPKPLLRIAGRPILEHILDRVRALEGPPECLIVTNHRFAETFRAWAEQYRASRPGLALKIVDDGSVSEADRLGAIGDLAFVVETERISEDLLVIAGDNLFDAPLGPFVAYGRKLGKPVVGVYDVGDLEAIRRYNNIRLDAEGRIIFFEEKPQKPEGTLTAIALYYFPGDTWDWLRRYLADGESRDQPGRFIEWLCRRECVFSWRLAGKWFDIGDFRMLEKADRSFAEG